The Brevibacillus choshinensis genome includes the window ACCTGGGTCCATTGATTGCCAACATTTTGACAGGTGCATTTGTAATTGAGCGTATATTCGGTGTTCCTGGTCTGGGCCGTGAGTTTGTACTCTCGATTACAAACCGCGACTACACCGTTATCATGGGTACGACCGTGTTCTATTCCATCATCCTGGTCGTTATGATCTTGATCGTTGACGTAGCGTACACATTGGTAGACCCACGGATCAAGCTGGCAGACGCAGGAAGGGAGTAATGATATCATGCAACAATTGACGAAAGAACAATTTGAACCGATTTCGGTTGACCTTCGCCAAGCTGAAGCAATCAAGCGCCCTAGCCTGTCGTTCTGGGCTGACGTGTGGCGCCGATTGAAAATGAATAAAGTAGCAATGGCATCCATGATTTTTATCGCAGTGCTGATCGTTGCTGCGATCGTAGTTCCGTTTATTACACACAATGACTATTTTACGACGGATTTGGCTGGAAAGAACAAAAAGCCATCCGCTGAGCACTGGTTTGGTACGGACGACTTGGGCCGTGATGTATTCGTACGTATTTGGTACGGAGCACGTATCTCTTTGGAGGTAGGTCTCGCCGCTGCATTTATCGACCTGATCGTAGGGGTCATCTGGGGCGGTCTCGCAGGTTTCTACGGCGGTAGAGTGGATGAGATCATGATGCGTATCGCCGATATTTTGTTCGCAATTCCATATCTTCTCGTTGTTATTTTGCTCATGGTTGTGTTAGAACCAGGAGTAGGGACCATTATTATCGCCTTAACGATAACGGGATGGATAGGAATGGCCCGGATCGTTCGGGGGCAGATGCTACAGCTAAAATCACAAGAGTTTGTCTTGGCAGCTCGTTCTTTGGGCGCAGACGCAAATCGCTTGATCTTCAAACACTTGATTCCTAACGCTTTGGGTCCAATTATCGTAACCCTGAGCTTGACCGTACCATCTGCCATTTTCGCAGAGTCCTTCCTTTCCTTTATCGGTTTGGGGGTAGCAGCACCAGTTGCATCCTGGGGGACGATGTCGTCCGAGGGTCTGCCGGCCATGAAGTACTACCCATGGCGATTGATGTTCCCGGCATTGTTTATCTCCGTGACCATCTTGGCATTTAACTTGTTCGGTGACGGTCTGCGCGACGCAGTAGACCCACGCCTGCGGAAATAGGAGGGATCATCGTTATGGAACGCATTCTTGATGTAAAAGACCTGCATGTCTCCTTCCATACGTATGCAGGGGAAGTAAAGGCAGTACGCGGTGTGAATTTTCACGTAAACCGTGGAGAAGCGGTAGCGATCGTAGGGGAGTCTGGTTGCGGTAAATCCGTGACAGCTCAAACCTTGATGAAATTGATTCCGATTCCTCCTGGCGACATTAAAAAAGGAGAAATCCTCTTTAATGGCGAGGACATCGTCAAAAAATCCAATAAACAGATGGAAGCAATCCGTGGGAAAGATATCGGGATGATCTTCCAGGATCCAATGACCTCTCTGAACCCAACCATGACGATTGGGAACCAGATTACAGAGGGCTTGATCAAACACCAAAACATGTCTCGTACAGCAGCTCGTGAGCGTGCGATTGAGCTGTTGACAATGGTAGGGATTCCACAACCGGAAAAACGTATTGAGCAATACCCACACGAATTTTCCGGCGGGATGCGTCAACGTGCGATGATCGCAATCGCATTGGCTTGTTCTCCAAAATTGCTGATTGCCGATGAACCGACTACTGCATTGGACGTAACCATCCAAGCGCAAATCTTGGACCTGATGAAAGACTTGCAAAAGAAAACAGGTACTTCCATCATCCTGATTACGCATGACCTGGGTGTCGTTGCAGAAATGTGTGATCGCGTAATCGTTATGTACGCAGGAAAAGTGATTGAAACGGGAACCGTAGATGATATTTTCTACAACCCACAACACCCATACACAAAAGGTTTGCTGCGTTCTGTTCCACGTCTTGACCTGAACCGCGACGAACCGTTGACTCCGATTTTCGGGACTCCGCCGGATCTGTTGCGTCCACCAGTTGGTTGTGGCTTTACGGCACGTTGTGAATCTGCGATGCGTGTGTGCCAAGAGATCGATCCTGATTTGAACGACGTCAGCACGACCCAACGAGCAGCTTGCTGGCTCCAGCATCCGCTTGCTCAGAACCGCGCAGGATCGTAGGAGGAGGGTAAACAGTGGATAACCGTGATACGCTGATTGAAGTCCGCAATTTGAAAAAG containing:
- a CDS encoding ABC transporter permease — protein: MQQLTKEQFEPISVDLRQAEAIKRPSLSFWADVWRRLKMNKVAMASMIFIAVLIVAAIVVPFITHNDYFTTDLAGKNKKPSAEHWFGTDDLGRDVFVRIWYGARISLEVGLAAAFIDLIVGVIWGGLAGFYGGRVDEIMMRIADILFAIPYLLVVILLMVVLEPGVGTIIIALTITGWIGMARIVRGQMLQLKSQEFVLAARSLGADANRLIFKHLIPNALGPIIVTLSLTVPSAIFAESFLSFIGLGVAAPVASWGTMSSEGLPAMKYYPWRLMFPALFISVTILAFNLFGDGLRDAVDPRLRK
- a CDS encoding ABC transporter ATP-binding protein; translation: MERILDVKDLHVSFHTYAGEVKAVRGVNFHVNRGEAVAIVGESGCGKSVTAQTLMKLIPIPPGDIKKGEILFNGEDIVKKSNKQMEAIRGKDIGMIFQDPMTSLNPTMTIGNQITEGLIKHQNMSRTAARERAIELLTMVGIPQPEKRIEQYPHEFSGGMRQRAMIAIALACSPKLLIADEPTTALDVTIQAQILDLMKDLQKKTGTSIILITHDLGVVAEMCDRVIVMYAGKVIETGTVDDIFYNPQHPYTKGLLRSVPRLDLNRDEPLTPIFGTPPDLLRPPVGCGFTARCESAMRVCQEIDPDLNDVSTTQRAACWLQHPLAQNRAGS